TAAGTGATGTGGATTCTCATGTACAATTTGAGAACCTTTTTTGGTGatcttttctctgttttttgaTCATTGGGTCCCAATCACTCGATGACTTGTACGTTTGTATGATCGCAAAGGTTTTAACTTTGAATCGTCTTCTTAGTTTTCGATATTTGATCAAGTTTCATCCTTTGCATGCACTTACTCGGTTTTGTAGTATCTGTAGATTGATTGTCAAACAATGTCTGATCTCAAAGATCGTCTGCTTCCTCCACCCCTCAGAGGAGATTCATTTTCTCGCCCTTCTTCCTCAGGGAGACAGCCTCTCCTCGGACTTGACGTTTCAGGTCTCAAGAAGCGTGGACAAGGTCTCAAGTCGTGGATCCGCGTTGACGCTTTTGCTAATACTCAAGTCATCGAGGTGGATAAGTTCTCAATGATGCGTAGATGCGACTTGCCTGCACGTGACTTGCGCCTGCTTGATCCTTTGTTTGTATATCCGTCTACTATCCTGGGACGAGAGAGGGCTATTGTTGTTAACTTGGAGCAGATCCGTTGTATTATTACTGCGGATGAGGTTTTGTTATTGAATTCTTTAGATGACTATGTCCTTGGCTATGTGGTTGAGCTCCAGCAGAGACTAAAGGCAAGTTCTGTAGGCGACACGTCCCCTGATTACTTGCCTTTCGAGTTCAGGGCCCTTGAGGTCGCCCTCGAAGCTGCTTGTACCTTCCTTGATGCTCAGGCCTCAGAGTTGGAGATTGAGGCGTATCCATTATTGGATGAGCTCACCTCAAAGATCAGTACTGTGAACTTGGAGCGTGTGAGGAGACTGAAGAGCAGGCTTGTGGCGTTGACGAGAAGAGTTCAGAAGGTGAGGGATGAGATTGAGCAGCTGATGGACGATGATGGGGACATGGCGGAGATGTATCtaacggagaagaagaagaggatggaAGGTTCTTTGTATGGTGATCAGTCTTTACCTAATGATGGTGTCTCTTTCTCTGCGCCGGTGTCTCCTGTTTCCTCTCCTCCTAGCTCCAGGAGACTTGAGAGAAGCTTGAGCATTGCAAGGAGCAGGCATGACAGTGCGAAAAGCTCAGAAAGCGAAAATGAGAATATAGAGGAGCTGGAGATGTTGCTGGAAGCTTACTTTGTTGTCATTGATAGCACTCTCAACAAGCTAACCTCGGTAACATCAAAACACCACTCCTTTGTGTTATTAACAGGTTTaatcctctgtttttttctctttacaACTCAGTTAAAGGAGTACATTGATGATACTGAAGACTTCATCAACATTCAATTGGTATGTATACCTTTTAAATCTTGATCATATACTttgtatctttatttttttgcttagaATCTATGGTGTTTGCTTGCAGGATAACGTGAGGAATCAGCTGATACAGTTTGAGCTGCTGCTAACTACAGCGACGTTTGTGGTGGCCATCTTTGGGGTTGTGGCAGGGATCTTTGGGATGAATTTTGAGATAGATTTGTTTGAAGAGCCAGGTGTTTTCAAATGGGTTTTGACCATTACTGGAGTCTGTGGCGTTCTTGTATTTTTGGCGTTCCTCTGGTTCTACAAACGTAGAAGGCTCATGCCTCTGTGAGGACATAAGTGGTGGCCAGACAAGTAGGAGATTGCTATTAGTACTGTCTATGTTTGCTTTTATTAATCATCTGTGACCTTCACAAGATGGAAACAGTGTGTTCTAGATGAAATATTATGAGAATGAATCGTTTCACTAGGAGCGCAATTCTTTATCCTTTTcattgtttttgtgttttgaggAAACTTTTACTTATTTGATACAGAAAACTTCAGTACAGTGAAATGAAACGTATCCGAACTCTAAAACAACACTGAGATATGTTCATCCAGGACACACATATCTAACTAGAGTTTGCAGAAAGGTCTCCAAGTGGGGAAGATGAGGAAAAGGATTGGAGAGAACTACTTGTCagaggatgaagatgaagagagACGGGCTTTACGAGCTTTATCAGCCTTTTCCATGTAATCTTGGTGCGACCGATGCTTTGATCCTAAAACAAACGAGAAATTTAACAAGAGTCAAGTCTAAACATTAGCTCAATGAAGGAAGAAACCAAAAGTCACATACATAAAACCAAATATGATAAATTGATTGAGATGTAACAAAAACTCATCATTCCTCAGTAATCATCAAACTTAATTTGTTCAGTCAATCtatcaatcaaaatttaatttaggAATCCTAAGCTTATGCTATTACTTCATTGAATTACAAATCTAACAGCTTATATCTAACTATCAATAtcaaaatgaaacatttttaaataaaaatctagacTTTCCTTGTAAAAACTAGCTTGTTAACACAAAGAAGTCGAATTGGGTTCTAAAAGAACGGGACCTTGATTCATGAGATACCAAGGGATGCCgaagatgatggtgatgatcCCGATCCCAGCCAAAACATGCTTCTTTTCTCCACTGTAGACATAGTGCTCCATCTTTGCCCtgaatcctcctcctcctcccatgTTTGAAGCTCCGTTGCTCTTGGTCTCATTTCCCATCTCGGTCGGTCCGACAACGTCGCCGTGTCAGGTTTCTCTTCTAAGGTTTTACGACCATCTTGAATGGGCTTTTTATTTAGTTAGGCCCATTACCATAACGTTTATTTACAACAAAGTTAAATGGTTTCCCACCATCATTGTTGTCCGAAGTTAAAGAATCTCCAAGTGTTTATAAAATACTCTTTTGATATAGAGGAGCTGATctaaatcagatttttttttttttcttatacttaCAACCTCTGGACATAGTCTTAACTGTAGAATGTCAcatgaagttttttttaaatcatttctATGTACAATATCCTCTTGCCAGTATTCATTAGATATCACGAGGATCAACAAAAATCACGTTGGAAGAAGAATATTTTGAGCTACTCCAATCAGACAGTTCAGGTTCATCAGAGAGTTTCTTGAGGCACCAAAGGTCTTGAGCCCACGAAAGCCGTTTCCAATGAGGAACAGCCGAAGCCACCGGGTCCAAAGGACTAATCTCCGTCGCAACAGCTCCACATCCTTCGTCGTGTCTCCCAATGTTATGAACAAAATAGCATAAACTTTTCATGAGGCGTGGACCGTCGTTGCCTTCCATGTGCATTCCGTACATGAAATAAACCCAAAACTTGTCGAACACGTTAGGGAACGAGGGTAGTTTCATCCACGGCATGCAAGAATCAAGTAATCTCGAACCGGAGCAGCACGCGTGAGTTAACCGGGAAACGCCTTTCATTTGCAGCCTGAATACATCTTTGGTGCTCCATACACTTAATATCGCATAATCCGTTGGGAAATCGCGGTCTAAGCGGTTAGATTTGTGACCGTGTTCTTCTTTTGGGAACGCTATAAACGTTCCTAAGCTGTTGCGGCTGGTTAATATTGCGTCGATGTCACTAGGAAAGAACTCTGAGTCTTTGAAAACCCCGGTGTAGATTGATTCAGCGGTTTTGGTGGTTAACCGGAGGATTGTGATATCTGAACAAATTGGTTTGGAATGGGCGTGAACCGGTTGAACCAGCATTGTCGGTGTACGGAACTTGATGTAGGCACATTTCTTGGTGAACAAGTTAATGGAAGACTCGTTGGTACAATCAGTGGCCATGTACGAGTAAGTTGCGCCTTGTTGTTTAAACCATTCTTCAAGTGTTTGCACCAGTTTTGTTCCTATGCCTAAGTTCCTGCTCGAGAAATCATATTCATTTCTGGATATATTAGTGCGTGGTGTATCATATATGCTTTATCAGTtaaataaagtaatataatttatatggaGATTAATTAAATGAGAGGAAGAATCAACTAGGGTGGATACAAGTGTCACCAAAGGGGCAACTTCTTTCTTTTGGATACATAACTTAATTTGGAATCTATCATCAACTTTACGTTTaatctttatttattatgtggAATTGAATTCGAAATTCaagaaagcaaaaaatatattctCACTCACACATTACACATACATagcatgtaaataaaaaattttaaattgattttaggCTAAGTGGATTTATATACAAGATTCTTGTATGACTTGGGAGTTTTTGTTTCGaagttaataattatataaaatacttaaataagtGCCTTGTGTTGAGGCGTGTATCTATAAAACCGTTACGTATATGTTCATTttttacagaaaaataaaagaaaacaacgaATTCAAGAAAACAAATAGTAACGAAAAGAACTTGTGAACAAATGTGTCTTTGTCAGTTTTATGATCATTAGATAACGGTAGTTGCATGATTACTGTTGAAATACATGagagaataaaaacaaattaaaaagatttttcttttaacaaaatAGTTGATTTTAGTGTCATCTTCTAAAATTCACATTAGTCATTAATAACTAAAagcagaaaagaaaaagaaagtaccGATGGGAAGGTGAAACTCTAAGACCAAGAACATAAGCGAGTTTGACATAGATTGAGTTTCCTCTAGTCACGGTTTTAACGCATCCCCTCACAACTCCCACCATCTTTCTTCCTTCTCCATACTCTGCAACCTACACCAATAATTTTGATATAAGAAAATTTGCAGTTATAGACTCGTACCTAATGTCAACCCGTAACCCACCTAGACATGATCATATAGTACTTGTGTTgtgtaatattttttgatatgttGAAGAGGTCAAAATATGATTTACCAGCATAGTATGGCAGGGAAAGTGACGGACGCGACGAACCGGATCTCCTAATAAATCAGAGACCATTAACGGTTTGCCAGGCGGTCCGGTCTCATCACATTCACGTTCCATCTCCTCCACGTCACGCTTGTCGGTTTCTTCATCGTATTctctcaccaccaccaccgcagCCGCAGCTACCTCCGCCGCTATTTTACTCGACATTTATGCGTTTTCCCGTGTTAAGGCGAAGAACATTCAAGTGGTgatgtctttttattttttttggatatatatgtgtttatttttcttttgttggagAGGGATTTTCTTGATTTATTGGTGGTTATAAGTTGGAGTTATGTCGTGATGTCatgtatatatagagagataGAGACTACTAGATTTATAAAGGTTATTGGaacctttttattatttaaaaacgtTGTTAAGCAAATTAAATTATGCATGCAACGATAGTCatgccatttttttcttttaagaattatatatcacattaattaatgcttttttttgtaactcacATTAATTAATGCTTTACGTAAAATAGTCTGTTCATGCAGTTTCTGGTTTGTCAAATCcatttttaattagttattgTGTCATCGGAAATAAGACATGAAATCTGATGATCGAtagacaaattaaaaaaaagtaataacaGCTAATCAAACGATTTCGATATTATTGAGCCgattttatattgttaaaaatataattaaacacGACAGGCGACATGATAGATGTAAAATTCTGGTATCTGATTAAAGTATTAATCAGATGTGAATGCTCAAATGATTAAGATAGGCGACTAAAGTCGTACCATTAATATATGAAGCTCAGAGGGAAAAATTAATGAAGTAAAGTTAACTAAGGCATATGTAAGTTAGTGCAGATGGCGGCGGTTCTTTACGCTAAACAAGTGTCATTATTCAGTGATATTATAGTATACAGATATAGCATAAGAGTTAACTAGACTTGATTAAGACCACGTATGTAATTATTGGTATATTTTTACTAGATCTTATTTCTGAAAACaatttactattattaattggtATCATATATAGATGGTGAGACTGATTAGATGATAGTATATATACAGAGTTAAGTATTGagatgacattttttttttttgaattgaatgaAAAATTtattcagaaacaaaaaaacttcCTTTGTGTTTTACAACTTGTGTATTGAGATGACATAACACATGAAAAAACTACTTTATCTGATTGATAAAATGTCAAATTTTTAGAAATGGACAAATGTCAGGTTCAAATAATTGAGAACATGAATGTGCTTAATATTGGTGAATGCCTATAATAATGGATATGAAATCAGAACATCATTTGACAACGACAAAAACGAGAAATAGAAAACATCGTATAAACCAAGGAGACAAATAGAAAATGACAACAACAATTagacatatattaataatatttttaacaaaaacataGTGCATCTATATCTGATTTCTTTTTCGGGAAATTTGTTGTTCTCTTGGATTTTTTTGTCGTACGTTGGCTCTCTCTCATTGGCTAGTGATCTCTTTTAGATTGTGTTTGTCTCTCTTTTGATGTAAATATCAACGAACGACGTGGTGTGAAATATGTGATAAAAGTAAAACACTTCACACCTAATCCAACATCCAAACGATAACTAATTAACTACCAGTCTACCATAAACTTTTATGTTACACATATTTAGATAACTAGCGCATTCTGTGTTGTAAGTAACTATACATTTGATTTTACAGTTTATATACCTTTTGTGATGAAAAATAGGTCCAAATGTTTTTCACCTATTTACCGGAATCCAAGCATTTCTAGCGCGAATCGGATTCGGGTGGCAGAGAAGTTACAGCCGCAACTCTACCTTTTACCACTGGTCCAAATTTAGACAAAAAGGTCCAAATCTTTCAGATAATCCAAGAGTCGTTATTCAAATATGTTGTAATCCGTAACGAGCTATAAAATTATCGTTCTTTTTCTGATTAGTTCAAAGAATGAAAGCCAactaagtttatttatttattttatctttttttttttgctaaatgtaGCTAAGGTTATTCCTAACTTTATTAATAGAACAAATTCTAATTCACTCTCCATATGTAGGATAAACCATACTATATTATATgagtactttttttttgaaaaacataagGGTTAATTTGCTGAATGACTATATTGATGAAAGTATTAGGTTTGTAGTAACTATATTATATGAGTTAGTATcatatcttaaataaaataaataatttaactagGTGGTTAATGATTTCCTACAGTATGCGGAAATGATTTGTGATAATATGTAGTTAGTGAAAAAGGTGGAACTTCTcgttcattctttttttttctttgttattttcaaaacattatattttcttaagcaaaaaaaaaaaaaaaaataaacattatatttttgttacagtttttgCAGAATATCTTACGATAAGTAGTAACCAAAAAATTATCAGAGCTtgcaaatatattatttatattcgaAAGAAAATAAACGAATTTATTAATGATTTATATTCATTATGTGGTAAGCCGAACGAATAATACGTATAAATTCTTAGGCTTTATACTTGTCTCCTTTGTTTCACATTATTTCATGTCTTATAAATCAATTAGTGAAAATTATTGAGGCCCATTAGTAAGAACGTAAAATAGGTCACTCTTCGTCTCTCGTAAAGTTTTGATAGGCCAGATCGTTGCTGTGTCTTATTACATCAACTGGTAAGTAAAGTTGTAGCGTGTTTTCTTAAAAAAGGTGACATATTTGCAGGGTATATTGTTAGAGATGGTTAAGGTTTCGGGTTAAGTATGTACCGGTTATGGGTTAGTAGATAACGTTACTTGGGGGTATAATCGTATAAGTCATTATTGTTATGAGACAAGTACGAAAAGTAGATATTGGATGAGACGAGATCTTGTGTGTTGAAATTCTCTTGTAACAAGTATATATGTATGACTTACGTGATGAATAGAACTTAGAACATTCTCAATATTTTCTTCCTTAGTTTACATATATCAACTGTTAGGTGAAGCTGGTATACATTAAGGGTATGATCCGGGAAGATTGAACAAACCTTGGGTTACAGAGTTCCATTTGGGGTCATCAGAGATCCACAGTATGTTGGGAGCTGAGTATCATGTCTCTCTTGGATTCCATTCCAATACAAATAACTATGAAAAATGCTcatgttatttttttatctctctTAGTTATCATGTCTCACTCAAATAACTAATCTTCATTTGGTGTCTTGGTAATGTTTTCATGATGCTAGTCGAATCAAAGGAAGATCCAAATGCTCGTGCTACAACCGTCTCCTGATTTCTTATCTCATACCCTACCAGCAATTATAGAGCTTAACtcccattaaaaaaaatcaggtcACTTTAGTACCACATATCTTCTTGTTTGACACTTTTGATTCTCAgcttgtgttatttttttgtaCCCAAGCTGAC
This Brassica napus cultivar Da-Ae chromosome C6, Da-Ae, whole genome shotgun sequence DNA region includes the following protein-coding sequences:
- the LOC106430705 gene encoding magnesium transporter MRS2-10-like; amino-acid sequence: MSDLKDRLLPPPLRGDSFSRPSSSGRQPLLGLDVSGLKKRGQGLKSWIRVDAFANTQVIEVDKFSMMRRCDLPARDLRLLDPLFVYPSTILGRERAIVVNLEQIRCIITADEVLLLNSLDDYVLGYVVELQQRLKASSVGDTSPDYLPFEFRALEVALEAACTFLDAQASELEIEAYPLLDELTSKISTVNLERVRRLKSRLVALTRRVQKVRDEIEQLMDDDGDMAEMYLTEKKKRMEGSLYGDQSLPNDGVSFSAPVSPVSSPPSSRRLERSLSIARSRHDSAKSSESENENIEELEMLLEAYFVVIDSTLNKLTSLKEYIDDTEDFINIQLDNVRNQLIQFELLLTTATFVVAIFGVVAGIFGMNFEIDLFEEPGVFKWVLTITGVCGVLVFLAFLWFYKRRRLMPL
- the LOC106430706 gene encoding uncharacterized protein LOC106430706 gives rise to the protein MGNETKSNGASNMGGGGGFRAKMEHYVYSGEKKHVLAGIGIITIIFGIPWYLMNQGSKHRSHQDYMEKADKARKARLSSSSSSDK
- the LOC106430743 gene encoding probable N-acetyltransferase HLS1; amino-acid sequence: MSSKIAAEVAAAAVVVVREYDEETDKRDVEEMERECDETGPPGKPLMVSDLLGDPVRRVRHFPCHTMLVAEYGEGRKMVGVVRGCVKTVTRGNSIYVKLAYVLGLRVSPSHRNLGIGTKLVQTLEEWFKQQGATYSYMATDCTNESSINLFTKKCAYIKFRTPTMLVQPVHAHSKPICSDITILRLTTKTAESIYTGVFKDSEFFPSDIDAILTSRNSLGTFIAFPKEEHGHKSNRLDRDFPTDYAILSVWSTKDVFRLQMKGVSRLTHACCSGSRLLDSCMPWMKLPSFPNVFDKFWVYFMYGMHMEGNDGPRLMKSLCYFVHNIGRHDEGCGAVATEISPLDPVASAVPHWKRLSWAQDLWCLKKLSDEPELSDWSSSKYSSSNVIFVDPRDI